In Oncorhynchus tshawytscha isolate Ot180627B linkage group LG06, Otsh_v2.0, whole genome shotgun sequence, the following are encoded in one genomic region:
- the LOC112253438 gene encoding LOW QUALITY PROTEIN: D(1C) dopamine receptor-like (The sequence of the model RefSeq protein was modified relative to this genomic sequence to represent the inferred CDS: deleted 1 base in 1 codon), translated as MLVCAAVVKFRHLRSKVTNFFVISLAVSDLFVAVLVMPWEAISEVTGTWLFGRFCGIWIAFDIMCSTASILNLCIISVDRYWAIASPFRYERKMTHRVAFIMIGVAWTLSILISFIPVQLNWHMADEETSAGNFSNHSENCIANLNKTYAISSSLISFYIPVVIMVATYTRIYRIAQTQIRRISSLERAAEQAQNNQHPNVCAHENALKTAFKKETKVLKTLSIIMGVFVFCWLPFFVLNCMVPFCDPPCVSDTTFTIFVWFGWANSSLNPVIYAFNADFRKAFTTILGCNKICSSNTVEAVNFSNNWSPITTTQRSKKTHKS; from the exons ATGCTCGTGTGCGCTGCGGTAGTTAAATTCAGGCACCTCCGGTCCAAGGTAACCAACTTTTTCGTGATTTCTCTGGCGGTGTCTGACCTCTTCGTTGCCGTCCTCGTGATGCCATGGGAGGCAATATCTGAGGTGACTGGCACCTGGCTGTTTGGTAGATTTTGTGGCATCTGGATAGCTTTTGACATAATGTGCTCGACGGCATCTATTCTTAATCTGTGTATCATAAGCGTGGACAGATACTGGGCTATAGCTAGTCCTTTTAGATATGAACGGAAAATGACCCACAGAGTTGCATTTATCATGATTGGAGTGGCGTGGACGCTGTCAATTCTCATCTCCTTCATACCTGTCCAACTGAACTGGCACATGGCCGACGAGGAGACGTCAGCGGGAAACTTTAGTAACCACTCTGAGAATTGCATAGCAAACTTGAACAAGACCTATGCTATTTCCTCATCACTGATCAGTTTCTATATCCCAGTGGTTATCATGGTTGCCACTTACACGAGGATTTACCGTATTGCGCAAACGCAGATACGGAGGATATCCTCCTTGGAGAGAGCCGCCGAGCAAGCGCAAAATAACCAACACCCAAACGTTTGCGCGCACGAAAACGCATTAAAAACTGCTTTTAAAAAGGAAACAAAAGTGCTAAAGACCCTCTCCATTATCATGGGAGTTTTTGTGTTTTGCTGGCTGCCTTTTTTTGTCCTAAACTGCATGGTACCTTTCTGTGATCCTCCGTGTGTAAGCGACACCACGTTTACAATTTTCGTTTGGTTTGGTTGGGCCAACTCTTCATTAAACCCTGTCATTTACGCATTTAACGCGGATTTCAGAAAAGCCTTTACAACTATTCTGGGCTGCAATAAAATTTGCTCAAGCAATACAGTGGAGGCTGTTAATTTCAGCAAT AATTGGTCTCCTATCACCACGACACAACGCTCCAAAAAGACGCACAAGTCTTGA